The following coding sequences are from one Reyranella humidisoli window:
- a CDS encoding SDR family NAD(P)-dependent oxidoreductase, translated as MARLCEGRVAIVTGGARGVGREHCLMLAEHGAKVVVNDLGGDRTGKGNDVGPAQQVVNEIKAMGGEAVANGDDVSDWNGAKHMIDQAVEAFGKLDAIVLNAGILRDRMLVNMSEDEWDAVIKVHLKGTFAPARHAAAYWRDQAKLKGGPVDARIITTTSVSGIYGNIGQTNYGAAKAGIASFTIIAARELARYGVTVNSISPSAFTRMTEDLREYTEEDKKRRDPKWIAPVATWLVSEDSREVTGRVFQAGNGIFAVAEGWHKGPTVEQIMDPVQAGKVLSEIAKKARKNAGMNGLDLD; from the coding sequence GCCCGCGGCGTCGGCCGGGAACACTGCCTGATGCTGGCCGAGCACGGCGCCAAGGTGGTCGTGAACGACCTGGGCGGCGACCGGACCGGCAAGGGCAACGATGTCGGCCCCGCCCAGCAGGTCGTGAACGAGATCAAGGCGATGGGCGGCGAGGCCGTGGCCAACGGCGACGACGTCTCGGACTGGAACGGCGCCAAGCACATGATCGACCAGGCGGTCGAGGCGTTCGGCAAACTCGACGCCATCGTGCTCAACGCCGGCATCCTGCGCGACCGCATGCTGGTCAACATGAGCGAGGACGAGTGGGACGCCGTCATCAAGGTGCACCTCAAGGGCACCTTCGCACCGGCCCGCCATGCGGCCGCCTACTGGCGCGACCAGGCCAAGCTGAAGGGCGGCCCGGTGGATGCGCGCATCATCACGACGACGTCGGTGTCGGGCATCTACGGCAATATCGGCCAGACCAACTACGGTGCGGCCAAGGCCGGCATCGCCTCCTTCACCATCATCGCCGCGCGCGAACTCGCCCGCTACGGGGTCACGGTGAACTCGATCTCGCCGTCGGCTTTCACGCGGATGACCGAGGACCTGCGGGAATACACCGAGGAGGACAAGAAGCGCCGCGATCCCAAGTGGATTGCGCCCGTCGCCACCTGGCTGGTGAGCGAGGACAGCCGCGAGGTCACGGGCCGTGTCTTCCAGGCCGGAAACGGCATTTTCGCCGTCGCGGAGGGCTGGCATAAGGGCCCCACGGTCGAGCAGATCATGGATCCGGTGCAGGCCGGCAAGGTGCTGAGCGAAATCGCGAAGAAGGCCCGCAAGAACGCCGGGATGAACGGCCTCGACCTCGACTGA
- a CDS encoding Bug family tripartite tricarboxylate transporter substrate binding protein, whose translation MKTINRRTALAATAAAALIPGAARAQAWPNKPIRWVVPYTAGGLTDVTTRLTLEKMNIGQTFVVDNKPGANSLIGAEIVANAAPDGYTFLTVIAAHAANKTLYAGKLKFDPVKGFEPVSLVGVAPLIITVTNDLPVKNVGELIAYAKKNPGKISFGSSGVGAAAHLTSELMKQVTGTDMVHVPYKGTAPALADLAAGNIQMLIDAPIGVMAQVRAGKIRALAMLSKNRVPGVEEVPTIVESGGPLIESSTWVMFLAPAGTPKDIVDKMSTEVGRALKDEALRKRLAEQAVIPVGATPADTGKFLQTEIDKWEKVITTAGVKPDA comes from the coding sequence ATGAAGACGATCAATCGCCGCACGGCGCTCGCGGCCACGGCGGCGGCTGCGTTGATTCCGGGCGCCGCGCGCGCCCAGGCCTGGCCCAACAAGCCGATCCGCTGGGTCGTGCCCTATACGGCCGGCGGCCTGACCGACGTGACGACGCGACTGACGCTCGAGAAGATGAACATCGGCCAGACCTTCGTCGTCGACAACAAGCCCGGCGCGAACTCGCTGATCGGCGCGGAGATCGTCGCCAACGCAGCACCCGACGGTTACACCTTCCTGACGGTGATTGCGGCCCACGCGGCCAACAAGACGCTCTATGCCGGCAAGCTGAAGTTCGATCCGGTGAAGGGCTTCGAGCCGGTATCGCTGGTCGGCGTCGCGCCGCTCATCATCACGGTCACCAACGACCTGCCGGTGAAGAACGTCGGGGAGTTGATCGCCTACGCCAAGAAGAACCCGGGCAAGATCTCGTTCGGTTCTTCCGGCGTCGGCGCCGCCGCGCACCTCACCAGCGAACTGATGAAGCAGGTGACGGGCACCGACATGGTGCACGTTCCGTACAAGGGAACGGCGCCCGCGCTGGCCGATCTCGCGGCGGGCAACATCCAGATGCTGATCGACGCGCCGATCGGCGTGATGGCTCAGGTCCGGGCCGGCAAGATCCGCGCGCTTGCCATGCTGTCGAAGAACCGCGTTCCGGGCGTCGAGGAAGTGCCGACCATCGTGGAGTCGGGCGGACCGCTGATCGAATCGTCGACCTGGGTGATGTTCCTCGCGCCGGCCGGCACGCCGAAGGACATCGTCGACAAAATGTCGACGGAAGTGGGACGCGCCCTCAAAGACGAGGCCCTGCGCAAGCGCCTCGCCGAGCAGGCCGTCATCCCGGTCGGCGCCACGCCGGCCGATACGGGCAAGTTCCTGCAGACCGAGATCGACAAGTGGGAGAAGGTCATCACGACCGCCGGCGTCAAGCCTGACGCCTGA
- a CDS encoding amidase family protein produces the protein MSDSAFDWLSAAELSKLFARRQASPVEIVDAMLKRASALQPHLNAFVLVDAEGAQSAAKAAESRWQKGEPLSPFDGIPTTIKDTTNVKGWPTRLGSHSTDETPAIENAAVVDRFLTGGMIILGKTTTPEFGWKALTDSPLQGTTRNPWNVAHSPGGSSGGASALTAAGVNPFNHGNDGGGSIRIPAAHTGLVGLKPSYGRIPQSPADAPFADVISQGVLARSVLDTAMALNLTAGPDPRDWRSLPAEARDYTVGLDAGVRGWKIGLSLDLGHVQADPEVRDLIVAAAKRFEDLGAHVEEVGPMFEPLQQHFEPLWIGSFATRFRQIPTQLHDKLDPGLRALAEKGLSITLADYARAYEAKSKLARDLALWHRNYDLLLAPVTPTAAPPVETLYNSEAFPRWTKGAPYTLPCNLTGQPAASMPAGLTRAGLPVGLQIIGPPRADDVVLRAMRAYEGASGWTWPQPRVLETLRGL, from the coding sequence ATGTCTGACTCTGCATTCGACTGGCTTTCCGCAGCGGAACTCTCAAAACTCTTCGCGCGCCGTCAGGCGTCTCCCGTCGAGATCGTCGACGCGATGTTGAAGCGTGCATCAGCGCTGCAACCTCATCTGAACGCGTTCGTGCTGGTCGATGCGGAAGGCGCGCAAAGTGCCGCAAAGGCTGCGGAATCGCGCTGGCAGAAAGGCGAGCCGCTCTCTCCGTTCGACGGGATTCCGACGACGATCAAGGACACGACGAACGTAAAGGGATGGCCGACACGTCTCGGATCGCATTCCACGGACGAGACTCCAGCTATCGAGAACGCCGCCGTCGTCGACAGGTTCCTTACCGGGGGCATGATCATTCTTGGCAAGACCACGACGCCCGAGTTCGGCTGGAAGGCTCTGACCGACTCGCCTCTCCAGGGCACGACGCGCAATCCGTGGAACGTCGCCCACTCGCCCGGCGGCTCGTCCGGCGGCGCCTCGGCGCTCACGGCGGCGGGCGTCAATCCATTCAACCATGGCAACGATGGCGGCGGTTCGATCCGCATTCCCGCAGCCCATACCGGGCTCGTCGGCCTGAAGCCGTCATATGGACGCATCCCGCAGTCGCCGGCCGATGCGCCCTTCGCCGACGTCATCAGCCAGGGCGTCCTGGCGCGCTCGGTGCTCGACACCGCGATGGCGCTGAACCTCACGGCTGGTCCCGATCCGCGTGACTGGCGATCGCTGCCGGCCGAGGCGCGCGACTACACAGTCGGCCTCGACGCCGGCGTGCGCGGCTGGAAGATCGGTCTCAGCCTCGACCTCGGCCACGTCCAGGCCGATCCGGAGGTGCGCGATCTCATCGTGGCCGCGGCGAAGCGCTTCGAGGATCTCGGCGCGCATGTCGAGGAGGTCGGCCCGATGTTCGAGCCGCTTCAGCAGCATTTCGAACCGCTGTGGATCGGCAGCTTCGCCACGCGTTTCCGCCAGATCCCGACGCAGCTCCACGACAAGCTCGACCCCGGCCTGCGCGCGCTTGCGGAAAAGGGTCTGTCGATCACCCTCGCCGACTATGCCCGCGCCTACGAAGCCAAGAGCAAGCTCGCGCGCGACCTGGCTCTCTGGCACCGCAACTACGATCTGCTGCTCGCGCCCGTCACCCCGACCGCGGCGCCGCCGGTGGAGACGCTCTACAATTCCGAGGCGTTCCCGCGCTGGACGAAGGGTGCGCCCTACACTCTTCCCTGCAATCTCACCGGACAACCTGCCGCGTCGATGCCGGCGGGTCTCACCAGGGCTGGCCTGCCGGTCGGCCTGCAGATCATCGGCCCGCCGCGCGCGGACGACGTCGTGCTACGCGCGATGCGCGCCTATGAAGGCGCCAGCGGCTGGACGTGGCCGCAGCCGCGCGTGCTGGAGACACTTCGGGGATTGTGA